One Salinibacter sp. 10B genomic window, CTAACTCGTCTTCTCAATCAACAAACTTCGACTTACCTTATGGCTATTGATTCTGCCGAGCGAAACTCAACCGACTCTAAGGGCAGCTCATCCCCCTGCGAGACTGTCCCTCAGAACGACGTTCGAAAAATATTGAATTACATGGGATGTGACGAACTTCGACCTCTCGATGAAAAAAATTGGATCTCCATCGGTGAGATCGACAATCGTTATGGTACGACGGACCAGACTCAAGTTCGAAGCGCCGGAGCAAATATGCCAGTTCGTCTGATTAATGCAGAAAGTGGTTCCGTCGTCGCCCATGCTCGCTCTTCTCCATCCAAAGAGTAGCCCATGGTTACTCGCGCAACCGATATTTACCTGCAGGTACGATGTCTTGACTACTGAGGAGCTACGGCGACCCTTTTTTCATTTCCACAACGAGAGAATACGCAGGACCTGTTAGTTCATTTCGACCCAAGCCCAATTCCGATACGAGCAAAGCGGATGCTCAGTCCCTAAGATATTAGGTCGTCTTGTCGACATAACGGCAAGGTGTCTTAACACTTGCGAGTCAAGCCACCTTGACGATAAGTCGCTATATCTATATATTCTCTACTGTTACAACTCAGCCCATCCAACCCGCCAAGCTCCCCATGCCAGAAGTAATCTCCGTCGTCAACCAGAAAGGCGGCGTAGGTAAGACAACCACGACTGTAAACCTGGCCGCTGGCCTCAGTGAAATTGGTCAGTCGGTCTTAGTGATCGACTTCGACGCGCAGATGAACTCCACGAATTGGATGCTCGGCCGTGAGACTGAGGAGGACGAAGCGAGCATCTTCGACAGCCTAGACACTGTGGCAGGTGAGGAGGCGGAAGAGTTTTCCCTCGCTGAACTGGCTGAGGACAGTGGCGCCGGTTTCGACTTTATCCCGGCCGGAGAAGACATGATTGCTAACACCTTCGACTCGACCATCGGCCGAAGCGGAGCTTATCCTAATCAGCTCCGAGTCCGAGTTGAGGAATTGGAGCGCGAATTTGAGAAAGGGCTTATTTCGACTCCTAACGGGCCATACGACTATTGCCTAGTGGACTGCCCTCCCTCCCTCGGAAGAGCCATCATGGTGGCGCTCGTTGGCTCTGACGGAATCCTGGTACCTGTAGCGGCCGATGGGTTCAGCATGCAGGGGCTCAAGCAGCTGTTAAACACCATCCGAGAGGTACGAATCAACAATTCG contains:
- a CDS encoding ParA family protein, producing the protein MPEVISVVNQKGGVGKTTTTVNLAAGLSEIGQSVLVIDFDAQMNSTNWMLGRETEEDEASIFDSLDTVAGEEAEEFSLAELAEDSGAGFDFIPAGEDMIANTFDSTIGRSGAYPNQLRVRVEELEREFEKGLISTPNGPYDYCLVDCPPSLGRAIMVALVGSDGILVPVAADGFSMQGLKQLLNTIREVRINNSDLEIIGILANNLDLRSGLVKDMEEALHNRYEDLMFETSIPWRSKINEVTTLGTYLKDHAPSSDARSFYKSLAHEVVERTQAPTPA